A single Numenius arquata chromosome 1, bNumArq3.hap1.1, whole genome shotgun sequence DNA region contains:
- the CRYAA gene encoding alpha-crystallin A chain produces the protein MDITIQHPWFKRALGPLIPSRLFDQFFGEGLFEYDLLPLFSSTISPYYRQSLFRSVLESGISEVRSDRDKFTIMLDVKHFSPEDLSVKIIDDFVEIHGKHSERQDDHGYISREFHRRYRLPANVDQAAITCSLSNDGMLTFSGPKVPTNMDASHSERPIPVSREEKPTSAPSS, from the exons ATGGACATTACCATCCAGCACCCCTGGTTCAAGCGTGCTCTGGGACCCCTCATTCCAAGCCGTTTGTTCGACCAGTTTTTCGGAGAGGGTCTCTTCGAGTACGATCTCCTGCCTTTGTTCTCTTCCACTATCAGCCCCTACTACAGGCAGTCCCTCTTCCGCAGTGTGCTGGAGTCGGGCATTTCAGAG GTGAGGTCTGACCGGGACAAGTTTACAATCATGCTGGATGTAAAACACTTCTCTCCCGAAGACCTGAGTGTGAAGATTATCGATGACTTTGTGGAAATCCATGGCAAGCACAGTGAAAGACAG GATGACCACGGCTACATCTCCCGTGAATTTCACCGCCGGTACCGCCTGCCCGCCAACGTGGACCAGGCTGCCATCACCTGCTCCCTGTCCAACGACGGCATGCTGACCTTCTCGGGCCCCAAGGTCCCCACCAACATGGACGCCAGCCACAGCGAGAGGCCCATCCCCGTGTCCCGGGAGGAGAAGCCCACCTCCGCCCCTTCCTCCTAA